The proteins below come from a single Corynebacterium glyciniphilum AJ 3170 genomic window:
- the coaBC gene encoding bifunctional phosphopantothenoylcysteine decarboxylase/phosphopantothenate--cysteine ligase CoaBC gives MNENNLNVLVGVGGGIAAYKSGALVRYFTEAGHDVHVIPTESALRFVGAATFEALSGNPVSTTVFEGVDEVRHVRLGQDADLIVIAPATADLLARLAHGRADDLLTASVLVATCPVVLAPAMHTEMWQNPATRENVATLRRRGITVLEPAHGRLTGTDSGAGRLPEPEHIGALATAALDRFGVFRPSLAGRRILITAGGTHEALDPVRYLGNASSGRQGFALADVAVQRGAQVELVAGVTDDLPVPSGARVTRIRSARELEAAVEELAGGVDAVIMAAAVADFRPASEAGAKLKKGGEDDLSTLALAENPDILQGLVERRRAGGLPEEVVIAGFAAETGDEHHTPLDHARAKLERKGCDLLMCNAVGDGVVFGQNDSQGWILTPGDRPGAEEVTEVPASSKLVVASYIVDAIEELLPG, from the coding sequence GTGAATGAAAACAATCTGAACGTGCTCGTGGGCGTGGGTGGCGGGATCGCCGCCTACAAGTCCGGCGCACTGGTGCGCTACTTCACCGAGGCCGGGCACGACGTGCATGTCATCCCGACCGAGTCGGCGCTGCGCTTCGTCGGCGCCGCCACGTTCGAGGCTCTGTCGGGCAATCCGGTGTCCACCACGGTCTTTGAGGGCGTCGACGAGGTCCGCCACGTCCGCCTCGGCCAGGACGCTGACCTGATCGTCATCGCCCCGGCGACCGCCGACCTGCTCGCCCGTCTGGCCCACGGCCGGGCGGACGACCTGTTGACCGCCAGTGTCCTGGTGGCCACCTGCCCGGTGGTGCTGGCCCCGGCGATGCACACGGAGATGTGGCAGAACCCTGCCACGCGGGAGAATGTCGCCACCTTGCGGCGTCGCGGGATCACGGTGCTCGAGCCCGCCCACGGCCGGTTGACCGGTACGGACTCCGGTGCCGGACGTCTGCCGGAACCGGAACACATCGGCGCACTGGCGACGGCGGCGCTGGACCGGTTCGGTGTGTTCCGGCCGTCGCTGGCGGGACGCAGGATTCTGATCACCGCCGGTGGCACGCATGAGGCCCTCGACCCGGTGCGTTACCTGGGTAATGCGTCCTCGGGACGCCAGGGATTCGCCCTGGCCGATGTCGCCGTGCAGCGCGGTGCGCAGGTGGAGCTGGTCGCCGGGGTCACCGATGATCTTCCGGTGCCCTCGGGGGCCCGGGTCACCCGCATCAGGAGCGCCCGCGAGCTGGAGGCCGCCGTCGAGGAGCTTGCCGGTGGGGTGGATGCGGTGATCATGGCGGCCGCGGTGGCGGACTTCCGTCCGGCCAGTGAGGCCGGCGCGAAGCTGAAGAAGGGTGGGGAGGACGATCTGTCCACCCTTGCGTTGGCGGAGAACCCGGACATCCTGCAGGGGCTGGTAGAGCGGCGCCGTGCCGGTGGCCTGCCGGAAGAGGTGGTGATCGCCGGATTCGCCGCGGAGACCGGCGACGAGCATCACACCCCCCTGGACCATGCCCGTGCGAAGCTGGAGCGCAAGGGCTGTGACTTGTTGATGTGCAATGCCGTCGGCGACGGGGTGGTGTTCGGCCAGAACGACAGCCAGGGCTGGATCCTCACCCCCGGCGATCGTCCGGGCGCCGAGGAGGTCACCGAGGTCCCGGCGTCCTCGAAACTCGTGGTCGCCTCCTACATTGTCGACGCGATCGAGGAGCTGTTGCCCGGCTGA
- the mihF gene encoding integration host factor, actinobacterial type, with translation MALPQLTPEQRAEALKKAAEARKARAELKEKLKRGGTDLKQVLADADEDPIIGKMKVSALLEAMPKVGKVKAQEIMTELEIAPTRRLRGLGDRQRRALLERFGFEV, from the coding sequence GTGGCCCTTCCCCAGTTGACCCCGGAGCAGCGTGCAGAAGCCCTGAAGAAGGCCGCCGAGGCCCGCAAGGCTCGTGCCGAGCTCAAGGAGAAGCTCAAGCGTGGAGGCACCGACCTCAAGCAGGTCCTTGCTGACGCCGACGAAGACCCGATCATCGGCAAGATGAAGGTGTCCGCCCTTCTCGAGGCCATGCCCAAGGTCGGCAAGGTCAAAGCTCAGGAGATCATGACCGAGCTGGAGATCGCTCCCACCCGCCGCCTTCGCGGCCTCGGCGACCGTCAGCGTCGCGCCCTGCTGGAGCGCTTCGGTTTCGAGGTCTAG
- the rpoZ gene encoding DNA-directed RNA polymerase subunit omega, whose translation METNDNSTVFDPAVGITNPPIDDLLTKVSSKYALVIFAAKRARQINNYFQTVGDGVFEFVGPLVTPEAHEKPLSVALREIEGDLLEHTEG comes from the coding sequence GTGGAAACCAACGACAACTCAACCGTCTTCGACCCGGCGGTCGGCATCACGAATCCGCCGATCGATGATCTGCTGACCAAGGTGTCCTCGAAGTACGCCCTGGTGATCTTCGCGGCCAAGCGTGCGCGCCAGATCAACAACTACTTCCAGACCGTCGGTGACGGCGTGTTCGAGTTCGTCGGCCCGCTGGTCACCCCGGAAGCACACGAGAAGCCGCTGTCGGTGGCGCTGCGCGAGATCGAGGGCGATCTGCTGGAGCACACCGAAGGCTGA
- the metK gene encoding methionine adenosyltransferase — protein sequence MTTSSNASPRLFTSESVTEGHPDKICDAISDTILDALLQKDPRSHVAVETMVTTGQVHVAGEVRSDAYVEIPKLVRETLLSIGFTSSSVGFDGRTCGVNIAIGEQSQEIGDGVDTSHEIRSGAADDKYEDVDQAGAGDQGLMFGYATDETPELMPLPIATAHRLSRRLTQVRKEGIVNHLRPDGKTQVTFAYDAEGRPSHLDTVVISTQHDEEISQAELTEQLRTHVVDWVIEDAGLQDFVTGELTLLINPSGSFILGGPMGDAGLTGRKIIVDTYGGMARHGGGAFSGKDPSKVDRSAAYAMRWVAKNIVAAGLAHRAEVQVAYAIGRARPVGLYVETFGTAQHGLTDEQIQQAVSEVFDLRPGAIIRDLDLLRPIYAQTAAYGHFGRTDIDLPWENTDRAEALTAAVEGIVAANVAQ from the coding sequence GTGACCACTTCGTCCAATGCAAGCCCCCGCCTCTTCACCAGTGAGTCCGTGACCGAAGGCCACCCCGACAAGATCTGTGACGCCATCTCCGACACCATCCTCGACGCGCTGCTGCAGAAGGATCCGCGTTCGCACGTCGCCGTGGAGACCATGGTCACCACCGGTCAGGTCCACGTGGCCGGTGAGGTCCGCAGCGACGCCTACGTCGAAATCCCCAAGCTGGTCCGTGAGACACTGCTGAGCATCGGTTTCACCTCGTCCTCCGTCGGCTTCGACGGCCGCACCTGCGGGGTGAACATCGCCATCGGCGAGCAGTCGCAGGAGATCGGTGACGGTGTCGACACGTCCCACGAGATCCGCAGCGGTGCCGCCGACGACAAGTACGAGGACGTCGACCAGGCCGGTGCCGGAGACCAGGGCCTGATGTTCGGCTACGCCACCGACGAGACCCCGGAGTTGATGCCGCTGCCCATCGCCACGGCCCACCGTCTGTCGCGCCGGCTGACCCAGGTGCGTAAGGAGGGCATCGTCAACCACCTGCGTCCGGACGGCAAGACCCAGGTCACCTTCGCCTACGACGCCGAGGGCCGCCCCTCGCACCTGGACACCGTGGTCATCTCCACCCAGCACGACGAGGAGATCAGCCAGGCGGAGCTCACCGAGCAGCTGCGCACCCACGTGGTCGACTGGGTCATCGAGGACGCCGGCCTGCAGGACTTCGTCACCGGTGAGCTGACACTGCTGATCAACCCGTCCGGATCCTTCATCCTCGGCGGCCCGATGGGGGACGCCGGCCTGACCGGCCGCAAGATCATCGTGGACACCTACGGCGGTATGGCCCGTCACGGTGGCGGCGCCTTCTCCGGCAAGGATCCGAGCAAGGTCGACCGCTCCGCCGCGTACGCGATGCGCTGGGTCGCCAAGAACATCGTCGCCGCCGGTCTGGCACACCGGGCGGAGGTGCAGGTGGCCTACGCCATCGGCCGGGCACGTCCGGTCGGTCTATACGTGGAGACCTTTGGCACCGCCCAGCACGGGCTGACCGACGAGCAGATCCAGCAGGCAGTCAGCGAGGTCTTCGACCTGCGACCCGGGGCGATCATCCGGGACCTGGACCTGCTGCGTCCGATCTACGCGCAGACCGCCGCCTACGGTCACTTCGGACGCACGGACATCGACCTGCCGTGGGAGAACACCGACCGCGCCGAGGCCCTGACCGCGGCGGTCGAGGGGATCGTCGCGGCGAACGTCGCACAATAG
- a CDS encoding primosomal protein N': protein MPHLDRLFDYAVPAKLAEEARPGVKVRVRFAGRLVDALLVERRRTTDHVGTLAPLNRVISPVQLVPPHLWSLVNHLADRYAGTRSDVIRALVPARHASAEKDGLFGGGAGWEELYGSLVSRDDLVAAPREAAAVGWAGYRHADSFLRAVHDGRAARASWLWAPGEDWATRIAEAAASIAWDGGGVLVVAPDQRDVDRLVDALRVFLSAAQITELTAKVGPAARYRRYLSVLAGQGRVVVGTRSAASAPVKDLRLIVLAGEADDNLVDPRSPYLHSREVLRLRSELEDTALLVGGVHRSAEVQQWVEEGFTPSLRPTPELLKDRMPWIHALDDIHDAHAGHARLPSAGLKAMHRSLDAGMPCLVQVPRRGYAPAVACSTCRTPARCRRCNGPLELPAGSAGSAVAAAPRCRWCGALEGHFTCGTCGGHALRMSVVGQERTAEELGRAFTGVPVVVSGGGQMRTSVPARPGLVVATPGSEPTVEDGGYGAVVVLDTWLTLGREDLRAGENALRQWMEAACLAVPRERGGEMVVAVAPDDPTVQALIRWDPEGAAARELAGRREAGFPPAVTLVAVDGTTTSLEQFEDAWTTPEQLGGVERLGPVELPPGVRLPAGLGEPEAGQARRLILRVPVPPGASGETVEALGASLRAAQSLRATRRQTDPLRIVVDPVRVG from the coding sequence ATGCCCCACCTGGACCGGCTCTTCGACTACGCCGTCCCGGCGAAACTCGCCGAGGAGGCCCGTCCCGGGGTGAAGGTCCGGGTGCGCTTCGCCGGTCGTCTGGTGGACGCCCTGCTCGTGGAGCGGCGGCGCACCACCGACCATGTCGGTACGCTAGCTCCGCTGAACCGGGTGATCAGCCCGGTGCAGCTCGTCCCACCGCACCTGTGGTCGTTGGTGAACCATCTTGCCGACCGGTACGCCGGCACCCGCTCGGACGTGATCCGGGCGCTGGTGCCCGCACGCCACGCCTCAGCGGAGAAGGACGGCCTGTTCGGCGGGGGTGCCGGCTGGGAGGAGCTCTACGGGTCCCTGGTCTCGAGGGATGATCTTGTAGCGGCACCGCGCGAGGCTGCCGCCGTCGGTTGGGCGGGGTACCGCCATGCCGACAGCTTCCTGCGCGCCGTGCACGACGGGCGTGCGGCGCGGGCATCCTGGTTGTGGGCGCCGGGGGAGGACTGGGCGACACGGATCGCCGAGGCTGCCGCGTCGATCGCCTGGGACGGTGGCGGGGTGCTGGTGGTGGCCCCGGACCAGCGTGACGTGGACCGCCTTGTCGACGCGTTACGGGTCTTCCTCTCCGCCGCACAGATCACCGAGCTGACCGCGAAGGTCGGCCCGGCCGCACGCTACCGACGGTACCTGTCGGTCCTGGCTGGCCAGGGCCGGGTGGTGGTCGGTACCCGGTCGGCGGCCAGCGCCCCGGTGAAGGACCTGCGACTGATCGTGCTGGCGGGGGAGGCCGACGACAACCTCGTCGACCCACGGTCGCCCTACCTGCATTCCCGGGAGGTACTGCGCCTGCGTTCGGAGCTGGAGGACACCGCCCTGCTGGTCGGTGGGGTGCACCGCTCGGCGGAGGTGCAGCAGTGGGTGGAAGAGGGGTTCACCCCGTCGCTGCGCCCGACTCCGGAGCTGCTCAAGGACCGGATGCCGTGGATCCACGCCCTCGACGACATCCATGACGCCCATGCCGGTCATGCCCGCCTGCCGTCGGCCGGGCTCAAGGCGATGCACCGCAGCCTGGATGCCGGGATGCCGTGCCTGGTGCAGGTCCCGCGGCGCGGCTACGCCCCGGCGGTGGCGTGTTCGACCTGCCGGACCCCGGCCCGGTGCCGTCGGTGCAACGGTCCGCTGGAGTTGCCGGCGGGGTCGGCGGGGTCGGCGGTCGCTGCCGCACCACGGTGCCGCTGGTGTGGCGCGTTGGAGGGCCACTTCACCTGCGGGACCTGCGGTGGCCATGCGCTGCGGATGTCGGTGGTCGGCCAGGAGCGTACCGCCGAGGAGCTGGGCCGGGCGTTCACCGGGGTGCCGGTGGTGGTCTCCGGCGGTGGCCAGATGCGCACCAGTGTTCCTGCCCGCCCCGGACTGGTGGTGGCGACACCGGGTTCCGAACCGACTGTCGAGGACGGTGGCTACGGTGCCGTGGTCGTGTTGGACACCTGGCTGACATTGGGGCGTGAGGACCTGCGGGCCGGGGAGAACGCCCTGCGCCAGTGGATGGAGGCGGCATGTCTGGCCGTCCCTCGCGAGCGTGGTGGTGAGATGGTCGTCGCCGTGGCGCCGGACGATCCGACGGTGCAGGCGTTGATCCGGTGGGATCCGGAGGGCGCTGCCGCCCGTGAGCTGGCGGGACGTCGGGAGGCCGGTTTCCCGCCGGCGGTGACACTTGTCGCGGTGGACGGGACGACGACGTCGCTGGAGCAGTTCGAGGACGCCTGGACGACGCCGGAGCAGCTCGGTGGTGTGGAGCGCCTGGGGCCGGTGGAGCTTCCCCCGGGGGTGCGTCTCCCGGCCGGGTTGGGGGAGCCGGAGGCTGGTCAGGCGCGGCGGTTGATTCTGCGGGTCCCGGTTCCTCCCGGCGCCTCGGGCGAGACTGTCGAGGCTCTGGGGGCGTCGCTGCGGGCGGCACAGTCGTTGCGTGCGACGCGCCGTCAGACGGATCCCCTGCGCATCGTCGTCGATCCGGTCCGGGTGGGGTAG
- the gmk gene encoding guanylate kinase: MSGPHLVVLAGPSAVGKSTVVAQLKASVPDLFFSVSWTTRDPRPGEVDGQDYHYVTRERFRDEVDSGLMLEWAEIHGGLQLSGTPRQPVTEALQAGRPVLVEVDLAGARNIKQMMPDALTVFLAPPTWEDLVERLTGRGTESEDVIRRRLETAREELASKDEFDRVVVNRDVTEAVAEISALLTGHAQ, encoded by the coding sequence ATGTCCGGTCCGCACCTGGTCGTCCTGGCGGGACCGTCGGCGGTCGGGAAGTCAACGGTCGTCGCACAGTTGAAGGCATCGGTGCCGGACCTGTTCTTCAGCGTATCGTGGACCACCCGGGACCCCCGTCCCGGTGAGGTCGACGGACAGGACTACCACTACGTCACCCGGGAGCGCTTCCGGGACGAGGTGGACAGTGGTCTCATGCTCGAGTGGGCCGAAATCCACGGAGGACTGCAATTGTCGGGGACACCCCGGCAGCCGGTCACTGAGGCACTCCAGGCAGGTCGTCCGGTTCTGGTCGAGGTTGACCTGGCCGGGGCTCGCAACATCAAGCAGATGATGCCCGACGCGCTTACGGTGTTCTTGGCCCCTCCCACCTGGGAGGATCTGGTGGAACGACTGACCGGCCGTGGTACCGAGAGCGAGGACGTCATCCGACGTCGCCTGGAGACCGCCCGTGAAGAGCTCGCCTCCAAGGATGAGTTCGACCGGGTCGTCGTCAACCGGGACGTCACCGAGGCCGTCGCCGAGATCAGCGCACTGCTGACCGGGCACGCACAGTAA
- the carB gene encoding carbamoyl-phosphate synthase large subunit, which produces MPKRTDINHVLVIGSGPIVIGQACEFDYSGTQACRALKAEGLRVSLINSNPATIMTDPEFADHTYIEPIQPEYIEKIFAAEKEAGHPVDAVLATLGGQTALNAAIQLDRAGILDKYDVELIGADIDAIERGEDRQKFKDIVASIGGDSARSAVCHDMDEVHDAVAELGLPVVVRPSFTMGGLGSGLAFTYEDLDRIAGGGLAASPEANVLIEESILGWKEYELELMRDGDDNAVVICSIENVDALGVHTGDSMTVAPSMTLTDREYQIMRDQGIAILRAVGVDTGGCNIQFAVNPEDGRLITIEMNPRVSRSSALASKATGFPIAKIAALLAIGYTLDELRNDITQVTPAAFEPTLDYVIVKAPRFAFEKFPGADDTLTTTMKAVGEAMSVGRNYIAALNKVLRSLETRPAGFWTTSDEYFAGDRATDLAAVLDDLGRPTEGRMYDMELALRLGATVDQVHRASVGVDPWFLHELKALVDFRAELEDAPVLSEELLREAKYLGLSDAQIAALRPELAGEDGVRSLRWSLGIRPVFKTVDTCAAEFEAQTPYHYSAYEMDPEAESEVAEQRDRDKIIILGSGPNRIGQGIEFDYSCVHAALELSRVGYETVMVNCNPETVSTDYDTADRLYFEPLTFEDVMEVYHAETQSGTVAGVIVQLGGQTPLGLAQRLTDAGVPVIGTTSEAINLAEDRGEFGTVLEKAGLPAPAFGTATTFAEARGVASRIGYPVLVRPSYVLGGRGMEIVYDETSLEDYIDRATEITSDHPVLVDRFLDNAIEIDVDALCDGDEVYLAGVMEHIEEAGIHSGDSACALPPMTLGEGDIANVRRSTTALAHGIGVKGLMNIQFALKDDVLYVIEANPRASRTVPFVSKATGVPLAKAASRIMTGTPIRELIAEGLIPGDRDGGSLPLGHPIAVKEAVMPFNRFRSPEGEMLDSLLSPEMKSTGEVMGLDSDFGTAFAKSQEAATGSLPTSGRVFVSVANRDKRTMILPIQRLASLGFDLVATEGTAAMLRRNGLECEVVAKQTDIESGTAQAGKRSVVDLIDEGSIDFILNTPASTAAARGDGYDIRAAAVRQGVSCVTTVQGAVAAVQGIEALKGSTTVVRAIQDVNHDNY; this is translated from the coding sequence ATGCCGAAGCGCACCGACATCAACCACGTCCTCGTCATCGGCTCCGGCCCGATCGTCATCGGCCAGGCCTGTGAGTTCGACTACTCCGGCACCCAGGCCTGCCGCGCACTGAAGGCCGAGGGCCTCCGCGTCTCGCTGATCAACTCCAACCCGGCCACGATTATGACCGACCCGGAGTTCGCTGACCACACCTACATCGAGCCGATCCAGCCCGAGTACATCGAGAAGATCTTCGCCGCGGAGAAGGAGGCCGGCCACCCGGTCGACGCCGTGCTGGCCACTCTCGGTGGACAGACCGCGCTGAACGCTGCCATCCAGCTCGACCGCGCCGGCATCCTCGACAAGTACGACGTCGAGCTCATCGGTGCCGACATCGACGCCATCGAGCGCGGTGAGGACCGCCAGAAGTTCAAGGACATCGTCGCCTCCATCGGCGGCGACTCGGCACGCTCCGCAGTGTGCCACGACATGGACGAGGTCCACGACGCCGTTGCCGAGCTGGGCCTGCCCGTCGTGGTGCGGCCTTCCTTCACCATGGGCGGGCTGGGCTCCGGCCTGGCGTTCACCTACGAGGACCTCGACCGTATCGCCGGCGGCGGACTGGCCGCCTCCCCGGAGGCCAACGTCCTCATCGAGGAGTCCATCCTCGGATGGAAGGAGTACGAGCTCGAGCTCATGCGCGACGGTGATGACAATGCCGTGGTCATCTGCTCCATCGAGAACGTCGACGCCCTCGGCGTGCACACCGGTGACTCGATGACCGTCGCGCCCTCAATGACGCTGACTGACCGTGAGTACCAGATCATGCGGGACCAGGGTATCGCCATCCTGCGCGCCGTCGGTGTCGACACCGGTGGCTGCAACATCCAGTTCGCCGTCAACCCCGAGGACGGCCGCCTGATCACCATCGAGATGAACCCGCGTGTCTCGCGTTCCTCGGCCCTGGCCTCCAAGGCCACCGGCTTCCCGATCGCCAAGATCGCGGCTCTGCTGGCCATCGGCTACACCCTCGACGAGCTGCGCAACGACATCACCCAGGTCACCCCGGCCGCGTTCGAGCCGACCCTGGACTACGTGATCGTCAAGGCCCCGCGCTTCGCCTTCGAGAAGTTCCCGGGTGCCGACGACACCCTCACCACCACCATGAAGGCCGTAGGCGAGGCCATGTCGGTGGGACGCAACTACATCGCCGCCCTGAACAAGGTGTTGCGCTCCCTGGAGACCAGGCCTGCCGGGTTCTGGACCACCAGCGACGAGTACTTCGCCGGCGACCGGGCCACCGACCTGGCCGCCGTCCTGGACGACCTTGGCCGTCCCACTGAGGGCCGGATGTACGACATGGAGCTCGCGCTGCGCCTCGGCGCCACCGTGGACCAGGTCCACCGTGCCTCGGTCGGCGTAGACCCGTGGTTCCTGCACGAACTCAAGGCACTGGTCGACTTCCGTGCCGAGCTTGAGGACGCCCCGGTGCTCTCCGAGGAGCTGCTGCGCGAGGCGAAGTACCTGGGCCTGTCGGATGCCCAGATCGCCGCACTGCGTCCCGAACTGGCCGGCGAGGACGGCGTGCGCTCCCTGCGCTGGTCGCTGGGGATCCGGCCGGTGTTCAAGACCGTGGACACCTGCGCCGCGGAGTTCGAGGCCCAGACCCCGTACCACTACTCCGCCTACGAGATGGACCCGGAGGCGGAGTCCGAGGTCGCCGAGCAGCGCGACCGCGACAAGATCATCATCCTGGGCTCCGGCCCGAACCGCATCGGCCAGGGCATCGAGTTCGACTACTCCTGCGTGCACGCCGCCCTGGAGCTGTCCCGGGTGGGTTACGAGACCGTGATGGTCAACTGCAACCCGGAGACCGTCTCCACCGACTACGACACCGCCGACCGCCTCTACTTCGAGCCGCTGACCTTCGAGGACGTCATGGAGGTCTATCATGCAGAGACCCAGTCCGGCACCGTGGCAGGCGTGATCGTCCAGCTCGGCGGGCAGACCCCGCTGGGTCTGGCGCAGCGTCTCACCGATGCCGGTGTCCCGGTGATCGGCACGACCTCCGAGGCGATCAACCTCGCCGAGGACCGTGGCGAGTTCGGCACCGTACTGGAGAAGGCCGGTCTCCCCGCCCCGGCCTTCGGCACCGCCACCACTTTCGCTGAGGCGCGCGGCGTCGCCTCCCGTATCGGTTACCCGGTACTGGTCCGCCCGTCCTACGTGCTGGGCGGCCGGGGCATGGAGATCGTCTATGACGAAACCTCCCTGGAGGACTACATCGACCGCGCGACCGAGATCACCTCGGACCACCCGGTGCTGGTCGACCGGTTCCTCGACAACGCCATCGAGATCGACGTCGACGCCCTGTGCGACGGCGACGAGGTCTACCTCGCCGGCGTGATGGAGCACATCGAGGAGGCCGGCATCCACTCCGGCGACTCCGCATGCGCCCTGCCACCGATGACACTGGGGGAGGGCGACATCGCGAACGTGCGCCGCTCCACCACCGCACTGGCCCACGGCATCGGTGTCAAGGGCCTGATGAACATCCAGTTCGCGCTGAAGGACGATGTCCTCTACGTCATCGAGGCCAACCCGCGTGCATCACGCACGGTCCCCTTCGTGTCCAAGGCCACCGGCGTGCCGTTGGCCAAGGCCGCCTCACGCATCATGACCGGCACCCCGATCCGGGAACTGATCGCCGAAGGGCTGATCCCCGGGGACCGCGACGGCGGTTCGCTGCCGCTGGGTCATCCCATCGCGGTCAAGGAGGCGGTCATGCCCTTCAACCGCTTCCGCAGTCCCGAGGGCGAGATGCTCGACAGCCTGCTCAGCCCGGAGATGAAGTCCACCGGTGAGGTCATGGGCCTGGACTCCGACTTCGGCACCGCCTTCGCCAAGTCACAGGAGGCCGCCACCGGCTCCCTGCCGACCAGCGGACGGGTGTTCGTCTCGGTCGCCAACCGCGACAAGCGGACTATGATCCTGCCGATCCAGCGCCTGGCGTCCCTCGGTTTCGATCTGGTCGCCACCGAGGGCACCGCGGCGATGCTGCGGCGTAACGGACTGGAGTGTGAGGTCGTGGCAAAGCAGACCGATATCGAGTCCGGTACCGCCCAGGCGGGTAAGCGCTCGGTCGTCGATCTCATCGACGAGGGCTCCATCGACTTCATCCTCAACACTCCGGCCAGCACCGCCGCAGCCCGGGGAGACGGCTACGACATCCGTGCCGCCGCCGTACGCCAGGGTGTCTCCTGCGTCACCACAGTGCAGGGTGCCGTCGCCGCCGTCCAGGGCATCGAGGCGCTGAAGGGGTCGACGACGGTGGTGCGGGCCATCCAGGACGTCAACCATGACAATTACTGA
- the pyrF gene encoding orotidine-5'-phosphate decarboxylase has protein sequence MTITENRLSSGTTGTFGERYLARSQDLGRLCVGMDPHAGILESWGLSVDVSGLAAFSRVCVEAFADTACAVKPQVAFYEAFGSAGLAVLEQALAALRRAGTLVIADAKRGDIGSTMAGYAQAWLSDDSPLCADAVTVSPYLGLDSLSPAVEAGDATGRGVIVLSATSNPEGPQFQTLATAGGRSVAQTVVDWAAEHNAVHPGGGNVGVVVGATVAEPPDLTDVGGIVLMPGVGAQGGAADDIRRIAGGAEKWASPNISRSVLSAGPDVGDLRRAVEDASGEFPQV, from the coding sequence ATGACAATTACTGAGAATCGGTTGTCCTCGGGGACCACAGGCACCTTCGGCGAGCGCTACCTGGCGCGCTCCCAGGACCTGGGGCGGCTGTGTGTGGGCATGGACCCGCACGCGGGCATCCTCGAGTCCTGGGGGCTCAGCGTCGACGTGTCGGGGCTCGCGGCGTTCTCGCGGGTCTGCGTGGAGGCCTTCGCCGACACCGCCTGTGCCGTCAAACCTCAGGTCGCCTTCTACGAGGCCTTCGGATCCGCCGGTCTCGCCGTGCTGGAACAGGCGCTGGCGGCCCTGCGGCGCGCGGGCACTCTGGTGATCGCCGACGCCAAGCGTGGCGACATCGGTTCGACGATGGCGGGGTACGCCCAGGCATGGTTGTCCGACGACTCACCGCTGTGTGCCGATGCCGTCACCGTGTCGCCGTACCTCGGCCTCGACTCCCTGTCACCGGCGGTGGAGGCCGGTGACGCCACCGGCAGGGGAGTGATCGTACTCTCGGCGACCTCGAACCCTGAGGGACCGCAGTTCCAGACCCTGGCCACCGCCGGCGGACGCAGCGTGGCACAGACCGTCGTTGACTGGGCAGCTGAGCACAACGCGGTACACCCCGGCGGCGGGAATGTCGGCGTGGTCGTCGGCGCGACCGTGGCAGAGCCACCGGATCTGACCGACGTCGGCGGCATCGTCCTGATGCCCGGCGTCGGCGCCCAGGGCGGGGCGGCGGATGACATCCGCCGGATCGCCGGCGGGGCCGAGAAGTGGGCCAGCCCCAATATCTCGCGGTCAGTGCTCTCAGCGGGCCCGGATGTTGGGGATCTGCGGCGGGCCGTCGAGGATGCGTCGGGAGAGTTCCCGCAGGTCTGA